Proteins encoded within one genomic window of Gambusia affinis linkage group LG23, SWU_Gaff_1.0, whole genome shotgun sequence:
- the kmt2e gene encoding inactive histone-lysine N-methyltransferase 2E isoform X4, which translates to MSIVIPVGVDTADTSYLDMAAGSEPESVEASPVVVEKSSYPHQIYSSSSHHSHSYIGLPYADHNYGARPPPTPPASPPPSMLIRQGEVVPFGSGPQDEASRGTTLSTSEDSSYGTDITRCICGFTHDDGYMICCDKCSAWQHIDCMGIDRQNIPETYLCERCQPRHLDRERAILLQTRKRECLSDGDTSATESGDEVPLELYSTFQHTPTTITLTTGRLGNKQADKKRKKSGDKDPPASSARAKKAFREGSRKSSRVKGAAPDTEPAEPPSMWESKIKTWMERYEEASSNQYSEDVQVLLRVKEQGDGKNLAYNTHPASFKPPVESQVQKNKKILKAVRDLPPDSLIIEYRGKFMLRQQFEANGYFFKRPYPFVLFYSKFDGVEMCVDARSFGNEARFIRRSCTPNSEVRHVIEDGMLHLYIYSLRPISKGTEITIGFDFDYGSCKYKVDCACVKGNQECPVLKHNQEPTENLSVSGRRRGSRKDKESVRDDPGQNQNVALDGEGKGKSLGDGKQRKLSPLRLSISNNQDPELFEDLEDKTSVSNEVEMESEEQIAERRRKMTREERKMEAILQAFARMEKREKRREQALERIGSVKTEVGGRSDIKEEPPATPETVDSPAVMQPPLEIKEEPGLKPAKVKPSRNRKSFSRNRTHIGQQRRRARTISTCSDLTPSSPAEPVEPPATEMPEGETPAAPEPEVIPSHVPESSPPHSSSPAPDRTRTGSKSYKTKKHFVSEWVGEKQQDRGSVRTPEPVPDRPLRISSDPEVLATQLNALPGMTCSPQVYSTPKHYIRFSSPFLANRSPTTPGMPTGRRRSRELPETPPTSGSCKKRWLKQALEEEGSTSPARRPSLFLPGDGPLSPSVNGDSDSPLLFNGTCSLPELPTPLKKRRLSPLDACISESSTPYGSPCATPTRADHSEPSAAPSLLATPPRPRTEEPGAEPASSSTPTHALNAPQETESSEENSPEVSRKPSVQEADRPPSLASSPCLRTPVSDAASSDVKLPVPESPQLPAPESVDSGEERTDAALPDAAVEAASSADTCPSSSSSSSSSSYPGWIKSPDRGLAGPAGLNFSPVNSNLRDLTPSHTLEPLAAPFRPEPPAAGTPAAAAGTPALSGSQPPFSEAQGQLFYPCSEDGGSLVFSRLLNSDGEGGGSAQNPPQRKKVSLLEYRKRQREARRSGSKTECCSPVSTVLPLAVEAFPVALEPASEPPPPCSAAAVKEPQASEEAEASGEKEGGEGQWTSSTSVEQARERGYHRALLLSKDKDADGEVEGGDTPALRDCASPVLQKTPTHTPCSPGALPQPAGRLLKDEDGDAQPWSSNPNKPAGPKPAPLTPTKPPPPPPSSPVHYPKPGPQGSPYRSQRALFPAQPPPQTGPAAFPQFGTQTAPPPPPPPPAAPPASPAYFPNQSPAPAGPFAAFKPAVAPSFPPHGVHYQAAAAPPPPPPPPPHPTLLHLQPPQLLMTSPPPTQQAAALTPPPPPPPPPPTSNPHHYQFQTAMMHPGAAATASPSYPPPLQQTGLPPPPPPPPQQPAASQVPPGPRGAPATSNSFHNSGYLSTGWH; encoded by the exons ATGAGCATAGTCATCCCAGTAGGGGTGGACACAGCAGACACCTCATACCTGGACATGGCTGCAGGCTCAGA ACCAGAATCAGTGGAGGCCAGCCCCGTGGTGGTGGAAAAGTCCAGCTACCCACACCAGATTTACAGCAGCTCTTCTCACCATTCCCACAGTTACATCGGCCTGCCTTACGCT gacCATAATTATGGGGCGCGGCCCCCACCGACGCCGCCAGCCTCCCCACCGCCCTCTATGTTGATCCGACAGGGTGAGGTGGTTCCCTTCGGTTCCGGGCCCCAAGATGAAGCGTCCCGGGGCACAACGCTCAGCACGTCTGAAGACAGCAGCTACGGGACCGACATCACCCGATGCATCTGTGGCTTCACCCACGACGACGGCTACATGATCTGCTGTGACAAGTGCAG TGCCTGGCAGCACATAGACTGCATGGGCATCGACAGGCAGAACATTCCTGAGACCTACTTGTGCGAACGGTGCCAACCGCGACATCTGGACCGAGAGAGGGCCATCCTGCTTCAGACCAGGAAGAGAGAGTGTTTATCTG ATGGGGACACGAGCGCAACAGAGAGCGGAGATGAGGTTCCACTAGAGCTCTACTCCACCTTCCAGCACACACCCACCACCATCACGCTGACCACAGGCCGCCTTGGCAACAAACAGGCCGATAAGAAGCGCAAAAAGAGCGGCGACAAAGACCCGCCGGCCTCTTCTGCCCGCGCCAAGAAG GCCTTCAGAGAGGGGTCCAGAAAATCCTCTAGAGTGAAG GGTGCCGCTCCGGACACGGAGCCTGCGGAGCCCCCTTCTATGTGGGAGAGTAAAATCAAGACGTGGATGGAGCGTTACGAAGAGGCCAGCAGCAATCAGTACAGCGAGGATGTCCAGGTGCTGCTGCGTGTCAAAGAGCAAGGCGACGGCAAGAACCTGGCGTACAACACACACCCAGCCTCCTTCAAACCCCCAGTGGAG AGTCAGGTTCAGAAGAACAAGAAGATCCTCAAAGCCGTGCGGGACTTGCCTCCAGACTCCCTCATCATCGAGTACAGGGGGAAGTTCATGCTTCGGCAGCAGTTTGAGGCCAACGGTTACTTCTTCAAGAG gCCTTACccgtttgttttattttactcaaaatttGACGGAGTGGAGATGTGCGTGGATGCTCGCAGTTTTGGTAACGAAGCGCGTTTCATCCGTCGTTCCTGCACCCCCAACTCCGAG GTGCGGCATGTCATTGAGGACGGCATGCTCCATTTATACATCTACTCCCTGAGGCCGATCTCCAAAGGCACGGAAATCACAATCGGCTTTGATTTCGATTATGGCAGCTG taAATACAAGGTAGATTGTGCCTGTGTGAAGGGGAACCAGGAGTGCCCGGTGCTGAAGCACAACCAGGAGCCCACCGAGAACCTGAGCGTCAGCGGGAGACGCAGGGGCAGCCGCAAGGACAAGGAGTCGGTCCGAGACGacccgggtcagaaccagaacgtGGCTCTGGACGGCGAGGGGAAGGGGAAGAGTTTAGGAGACGGAAAGCAGAGGAAACTCTCCCCGCTGCGGCTCTCCATCTCAAACAACCAG GATCCTGAGTTATTTGAGGATCTAGAAGACAAAACCTCCGTTAGCAATGAAGTAGAGATGGAGTCAGAGGAGCAGAttgcagagaggaggaggaagatg ACTCGAGAGGAGCGGAAGATGGAGGCCATCCTGCAAGCATTCGCCAGAATGGAGAAGCGTGAGAAACGCAGGGAGCAGGCGCTGGAGCGAATCGGCAGCGTGAAGACGGAAGTGGGCGGCCGCAGCGATATCAAAGAGGAACCGCCGGCGACGCCAGAAACCGTCGATTCTCCAGCTGTCATGCAG CCGCCTCTTGAAATAAAGGAGGAGCCCGGACTGAAGCCGGCCAAGGTGAAACCGTCTCGGAACAGGAAGAGCTTCTCCAGGAACCGGACTCACATCGGGCAGCAGCGACGGCGCGCGCGCACCATCAGCACCTGCTCCGACCTGACGCCCAGCTCTCCAGCCGAACCCGTGGAGCCTCCAGCCACCGAAATGCCAGAAGGAGAGACGCCGGCGGCGCCAGAGCCTGAAGTAATCCCCTCTCATGTCCCAGAGAGCAGCCCTCCACACAGCAGCTCTCCAGCGCCGGACAGAACCCGCACCGGCAGCAAGAGCTACAAAACTAAAAAG CACTTCGTGAGCGAGTGGGTGGGGGAGAAACAGCAGGACCGCGGCAGCGTCCGCACGCCAGAACCGGTCCCGGATCGGCCGCTGAGAATAAGCAGCGACCCGGAAGTACTCGCCACGCAGCTGAACGCCTTGCCAGGCATGACCTGCTCTCCGCAGGTGTACAGCACGCCCAAACACTACATCCGCTTCTCGTCGCCGTTCCTAGCCAACCGTAGCCCGACCACGCCCGGCATGCCCACCGGGAGGCGCCGCTCCAGGGAGCTGCCGGAAACGCCACCGACCAGCGGCTCTTGTAAAAAG CGATGGTTGAAGCAGGCTCTGGAGGAGGAAGGCTCCACCAGCCCCGCCAGACGGCCCAGCCTTTTTCTGCCCGGCGACGGGCCGCTGAGCCCCTCCGTTAACGGAGACTCAGACAGTCCGCTGCTCTTCAACGGCACTTGCTCACTTCCAG AGTTGCCGACTCCCCTGAAGAAGCGACGGCTGAGCCCGCTGGACGCCTGCATATCGGAGAGCTCCACGCCGTACGGCTCGCCCTGCGCCACGCCGACCCGGGCGGACCACTCAGAACCGTCTGCGGCGCCCAGCCTCCTCGCCACCCCGCCCCGCCCCCGGACCGAAGAGCCCGGCGCAGAACCGGCCTCAAGTAGTACCCCAACGCACGCACTTAACGCCCCTCAAGAG ACAGAGTCTTCAGAGGAAAACTCACCGGAGGTCAGTCGGAAACCCTCCGTGCAAGAG GCTGATCGTCCTCCTTCGTTAGCGTCCTCGCCGTGTCTCCGAACTCCGGTCTCAGACGCAGCTTCTTCAGACGTCAAGCTTCCTGTCCCGGAGAGTCCGCAGCTTCCCGCTCCAGAGTCTGTGGACAGCGGAGAGGAGAGGACGGACGCCGCGCTCCCAGACGCCGCCGTCGAAGCTGCTTCCTCTGCAGACACCTGcccttcctcatcctcctcctcctcctcttcctcgtacCCGGGCTGGATCAAAAGCCCAGACAGAGGCCTGGCCGGACCAGCTGGTTTGAACTTCTCCCCGGTCAACTCTAACCTTCGGGACCTCACCCCGTCTCACACGCTGGAACCTCTGGCGGCTCCTTTCAGGCCGGAACCGCCGGCCGCTGGGACGCCAGCGGCAGCGGCGGGAACGCCGGCGCTGTCCGGCTCCCAACCGCCGTTCAGCGAGGCGCAGGGGCAACTGTTCTACCCCTGCTCTGAAGACGGCGGCTCGCTCGTCTTCTCCCGGTTGTTGAACAGCGACGGCGAAGGAGGAGGGTCCGCGCAGAACCCACCGCAGAGGaagaag GTTTCCTTGCTGGAATACAGGAAGCGGCAGCGAGAAGCTCGCCGCAGCGGCTCCAAGACCGAGTGCTGCTCTCCGGTTTCCACCGTGCTGCCGCTGGCCGTGGAGGCGTTCCCCGTGGCTCTGGAGCCCGCCAGCGAGCCACCGCCGCCATGCAGCGCTGCCGCCGTGAAGGAGCCTCAGGCCAGCGAGGAGGCCGAGGCGTCTGGAGAGAAGGAGGGCGGCGAAGGGCAGTG GACGTCGTCGACCTCAGTGGAGCAGGCCAGAGAGCGCGGCTACCACAGAGCGCTGCTGCTCAGCAAAGATAAGGATGCAG ATGGGGAAGTAGAAGGAGGCGACACCCCAGCACTACGAGACTGTGCATCTCCAGTCCTCCAGAAAACTCCAACCCACACA CCATGCTCTCCCGGCGCTCTCCCCCAGCCTGCCGGTCGGCTGCTGAAGGACGAAGATGGCGACGCTCAGCCATGGTCGTCAAATCCCAACAAGCCAGCCGGGCCCAAACCCGCCCCCCTGACCCCGACCAAGCCACCGCCGCCACCACCCTCCTCCCCAGTTCACTACCCAAAGCCGGGGCCGCAGGGTTCCCCCTACCGCAGCCAGAGGGCGCTGTTCCCCGCCCAGCCGCCGCCTCAAACCGGGCCGGCTGCGTTCCCTCAGTTCGGCACGCAGACGgcgccccctcctcctccacctccccccGCAGCTCCGCCTGCCTCCCCCGCCTACTTCCCCAACCAGAGCCCCGCCCCCGCTGGGCCCTTCGCCGCCTTCAAGCCGGCCGTCGCCCCCTCCTTCCCGCCGCACGGCGTCCACTACCAGGCCGCCGCTGCTCCCCCGCCGCCgccccctccccctcctcaCCCGACGCTGCTGCACCTGCAGCCGCCGCAGCTCCTGATGACCTCACCGCCACCGACGCAGCAGGCAGCGGCTCTGACCcccccgccgccgccgccgcctcctccCCCCACCTCTAACCCCCACCACTACCAGTTCCAGACGGCCATGATGCACCCCGGCGCCGCGGCAACCGCCTCCCCCTCCTACCCGCCGCCGCTGCAGCAGACCGGACTGCCGCCGCCCCCCCCTCCACCGCCGCAGCAGCCCGCCGCATCCCAGGTGCCCCCCGGCCCCCGCGGCGCTCCAGCGACCTCGAACTCCTTCCACAACTCGGGGTACCTGAGCACCGGCTGgcactga
- the kmt2e gene encoding inactive histone-lysine N-methyltransferase 2E isoform X1, which yields MSIVIPVGVDTADTSYLDMAAGSDRPESVEASPVVVEKSSYPHQIYSSSSHHSHSYIGLPYADHNYGARPPPTPPASPPPSMLIRQGEVVPFGSGPQDEASRGTTLSTSEDSSYGTDITRCICGFTHDDGYMICCDKCSAWQHIDCMGIDRQNIPETYLCERCQPRHLDRERAILLQTRKRECLSDGDTSATESGDEVPLELYSTFQHTPTTITLTTGRLGNKQADKKRKKSGDKDPPASSARAKKAFREGSRKSSRVKGAAPDTEPAEPPSMWESKIKTWMERYEEASSNQYSEDVQVLLRVKEQGDGKNLAYNTHPASFKPPVESQVQKNKKILKAVRDLPPDSLIIEYRGKFMLRQQFEANGYFFKRPYPFVLFYSKFDGVEMCVDARSFGNEARFIRRSCTPNSEVRHVIEDGMLHLYIYSLRPISKGTEITIGFDFDYGSCKYKVDCACVKGNQECPVLKHNQEPTENLSVSGRRRGSRKDKESVRDDPGQNQNVALDGEGKGKSLGDGKQRKLSPLRLSISNNQDPELFEDLEDKTSVSNEVEMESEEQIAERRRKMANPAEQSHLPVGAASSWNGPKLKETREERKMEAILQAFARMEKREKRREQALERIGSVKTEVGGRSDIKEEPPATPETVDSPAVMQPPLEIKEEPGLKPAKVKPSRNRKSFSRNRTHIGQQRRRARTISTCSDLTPSSPAEPVEPPATEMPEGETPAAPEPEVIPSHVPESSPPHSSSPAPDRTRTGSKSYKTKKHFVSEWVGEKQQDRGSVRTPEPVPDRPLRISSDPEVLATQLNALPGMTCSPQVYSTPKHYIRFSSPFLANRSPTTPGMPTGRRRSRELPETPPTSGSCKKRWLKQALEEEGSTSPARRPSLFLPGDGPLSPSVNGDSDSPLLFNGTCSLPELPTPLKKRRLSPLDACISESSTPYGSPCATPTRADHSEPSAAPSLLATPPRPRTEEPGAEPASSSTPTHALNAPQETESSEENSPEVSRKPSVQEADRPPSLASSPCLRTPVSDAASSDVKLPVPESPQLPAPESVDSGEERTDAALPDAAVEAASSADTCPSSSSSSSSSSYPGWIKSPDRGLAGPAGLNFSPVNSNLRDLTPSHTLEPLAAPFRPEPPAAGTPAAAAGTPALSGSQPPFSEAQGQLFYPCSEDGGSLVFSRLLNSDGEGGGSAQNPPQRKKVSLLEYRKRQREARRSGSKTECCSPVSTVLPLAVEAFPVALEPASEPPPPCSAAAVKEPQASEEAEASGEKEGGEGQWTSSTSVEQARERGYHRALLLSKDKDADGEVEGGDTPALRDCASPVLQKTPTHTPCSPGALPQPAGRLLKDEDGDAQPWSSNPNKPAGPKPAPLTPTKPPPPPPSSPVHYPKPGPQGSPYRSQRALFPAQPPPQTGPAAFPQFGTQTAPPPPPPPPAAPPASPAYFPNQSPAPAGPFAAFKPAVAPSFPPHGVHYQAAAAPPPPPPPPPHPTLLHLQPPQLLMTSPPPTQQAAALTPPPPPPPPPPTSNPHHYQFQTAMMHPGAAATASPSYPPPLQQTGLPPPPPPPPQQPAASQVPPGPRGAPATSNSFHNSGYLSTGWH from the exons ATGAGCATAGTCATCCCAGTAGGGGTGGACACAGCAGACACCTCATACCTGGACATGGCTGCAGGCTCAGA CAGACCAGAATCAGTGGAGGCCAGCCCCGTGGTGGTGGAAAAGTCCAGCTACCCACACCAGATTTACAGCAGCTCTTCTCACCATTCCCACAGTTACATCGGCCTGCCTTACGCT gacCATAATTATGGGGCGCGGCCCCCACCGACGCCGCCAGCCTCCCCACCGCCCTCTATGTTGATCCGACAGGGTGAGGTGGTTCCCTTCGGTTCCGGGCCCCAAGATGAAGCGTCCCGGGGCACAACGCTCAGCACGTCTGAAGACAGCAGCTACGGGACCGACATCACCCGATGCATCTGTGGCTTCACCCACGACGACGGCTACATGATCTGCTGTGACAAGTGCAG TGCCTGGCAGCACATAGACTGCATGGGCATCGACAGGCAGAACATTCCTGAGACCTACTTGTGCGAACGGTGCCAACCGCGACATCTGGACCGAGAGAGGGCCATCCTGCTTCAGACCAGGAAGAGAGAGTGTTTATCTG ATGGGGACACGAGCGCAACAGAGAGCGGAGATGAGGTTCCACTAGAGCTCTACTCCACCTTCCAGCACACACCCACCACCATCACGCTGACCACAGGCCGCCTTGGCAACAAACAGGCCGATAAGAAGCGCAAAAAGAGCGGCGACAAAGACCCGCCGGCCTCTTCTGCCCGCGCCAAGAAG GCCTTCAGAGAGGGGTCCAGAAAATCCTCTAGAGTGAAG GGTGCCGCTCCGGACACGGAGCCTGCGGAGCCCCCTTCTATGTGGGAGAGTAAAATCAAGACGTGGATGGAGCGTTACGAAGAGGCCAGCAGCAATCAGTACAGCGAGGATGTCCAGGTGCTGCTGCGTGTCAAAGAGCAAGGCGACGGCAAGAACCTGGCGTACAACACACACCCAGCCTCCTTCAAACCCCCAGTGGAG AGTCAGGTTCAGAAGAACAAGAAGATCCTCAAAGCCGTGCGGGACTTGCCTCCAGACTCCCTCATCATCGAGTACAGGGGGAAGTTCATGCTTCGGCAGCAGTTTGAGGCCAACGGTTACTTCTTCAAGAG gCCTTACccgtttgttttattttactcaaaatttGACGGAGTGGAGATGTGCGTGGATGCTCGCAGTTTTGGTAACGAAGCGCGTTTCATCCGTCGTTCCTGCACCCCCAACTCCGAG GTGCGGCATGTCATTGAGGACGGCATGCTCCATTTATACATCTACTCCCTGAGGCCGATCTCCAAAGGCACGGAAATCACAATCGGCTTTGATTTCGATTATGGCAGCTG taAATACAAGGTAGATTGTGCCTGTGTGAAGGGGAACCAGGAGTGCCCGGTGCTGAAGCACAACCAGGAGCCCACCGAGAACCTGAGCGTCAGCGGGAGACGCAGGGGCAGCCGCAAGGACAAGGAGTCGGTCCGAGACGacccgggtcagaaccagaacgtGGCTCTGGACGGCGAGGGGAAGGGGAAGAGTTTAGGAGACGGAAAGCAGAGGAAACTCTCCCCGCTGCGGCTCTCCATCTCAAACAACCAG GATCCTGAGTTATTTGAGGATCTAGAAGACAAAACCTCCGTTAGCAATGAAGTAGAGATGGAGTCAGAGGAGCAGAttgcagagaggaggaggaagatg GCCAACCCAGCCGAGCAGTCCCATCTCCCTGTCGGGGCGGCTTCAAGCTGGAACGGGCCAAAACTGAAAGAG ACTCGAGAGGAGCGGAAGATGGAGGCCATCCTGCAAGCATTCGCCAGAATGGAGAAGCGTGAGAAACGCAGGGAGCAGGCGCTGGAGCGAATCGGCAGCGTGAAGACGGAAGTGGGCGGCCGCAGCGATATCAAAGAGGAACCGCCGGCGACGCCAGAAACCGTCGATTCTCCAGCTGTCATGCAG CCGCCTCTTGAAATAAAGGAGGAGCCCGGACTGAAGCCGGCCAAGGTGAAACCGTCTCGGAACAGGAAGAGCTTCTCCAGGAACCGGACTCACATCGGGCAGCAGCGACGGCGCGCGCGCACCATCAGCACCTGCTCCGACCTGACGCCCAGCTCTCCAGCCGAACCCGTGGAGCCTCCAGCCACCGAAATGCCAGAAGGAGAGACGCCGGCGGCGCCAGAGCCTGAAGTAATCCCCTCTCATGTCCCAGAGAGCAGCCCTCCACACAGCAGCTCTCCAGCGCCGGACAGAACCCGCACCGGCAGCAAGAGCTACAAAACTAAAAAG CACTTCGTGAGCGAGTGGGTGGGGGAGAAACAGCAGGACCGCGGCAGCGTCCGCACGCCAGAACCGGTCCCGGATCGGCCGCTGAGAATAAGCAGCGACCCGGAAGTACTCGCCACGCAGCTGAACGCCTTGCCAGGCATGACCTGCTCTCCGCAGGTGTACAGCACGCCCAAACACTACATCCGCTTCTCGTCGCCGTTCCTAGCCAACCGTAGCCCGACCACGCCCGGCATGCCCACCGGGAGGCGCCGCTCCAGGGAGCTGCCGGAAACGCCACCGACCAGCGGCTCTTGTAAAAAG CGATGGTTGAAGCAGGCTCTGGAGGAGGAAGGCTCCACCAGCCCCGCCAGACGGCCCAGCCTTTTTCTGCCCGGCGACGGGCCGCTGAGCCCCTCCGTTAACGGAGACTCAGACAGTCCGCTGCTCTTCAACGGCACTTGCTCACTTCCAG AGTTGCCGACTCCCCTGAAGAAGCGACGGCTGAGCCCGCTGGACGCCTGCATATCGGAGAGCTCCACGCCGTACGGCTCGCCCTGCGCCACGCCGACCCGGGCGGACCACTCAGAACCGTCTGCGGCGCCCAGCCTCCTCGCCACCCCGCCCCGCCCCCGGACCGAAGAGCCCGGCGCAGAACCGGCCTCAAGTAGTACCCCAACGCACGCACTTAACGCCCCTCAAGAG ACAGAGTCTTCAGAGGAAAACTCACCGGAGGTCAGTCGGAAACCCTCCGTGCAAGAG GCTGATCGTCCTCCTTCGTTAGCGTCCTCGCCGTGTCTCCGAACTCCGGTCTCAGACGCAGCTTCTTCAGACGTCAAGCTTCCTGTCCCGGAGAGTCCGCAGCTTCCCGCTCCAGAGTCTGTGGACAGCGGAGAGGAGAGGACGGACGCCGCGCTCCCAGACGCCGCCGTCGAAGCTGCTTCCTCTGCAGACACCTGcccttcctcatcctcctcctcctcctcttcctcgtacCCGGGCTGGATCAAAAGCCCAGACAGAGGCCTGGCCGGACCAGCTGGTTTGAACTTCTCCCCGGTCAACTCTAACCTTCGGGACCTCACCCCGTCTCACACGCTGGAACCTCTGGCGGCTCCTTTCAGGCCGGAACCGCCGGCCGCTGGGACGCCAGCGGCAGCGGCGGGAACGCCGGCGCTGTCCGGCTCCCAACCGCCGTTCAGCGAGGCGCAGGGGCAACTGTTCTACCCCTGCTCTGAAGACGGCGGCTCGCTCGTCTTCTCCCGGTTGTTGAACAGCGACGGCGAAGGAGGAGGGTCCGCGCAGAACCCACCGCAGAGGaagaag GTTTCCTTGCTGGAATACAGGAAGCGGCAGCGAGAAGCTCGCCGCAGCGGCTCCAAGACCGAGTGCTGCTCTCCGGTTTCCACCGTGCTGCCGCTGGCCGTGGAGGCGTTCCCCGTGGCTCTGGAGCCCGCCAGCGAGCCACCGCCGCCATGCAGCGCTGCCGCCGTGAAGGAGCCTCAGGCCAGCGAGGAGGCCGAGGCGTCTGGAGAGAAGGAGGGCGGCGAAGGGCAGTG GACGTCGTCGACCTCAGTGGAGCAGGCCAGAGAGCGCGGCTACCACAGAGCGCTGCTGCTCAGCAAAGATAAGGATGCAG ATGGGGAAGTAGAAGGAGGCGACACCCCAGCACTACGAGACTGTGCATCTCCAGTCCTCCAGAAAACTCCAACCCACACA CCATGCTCTCCCGGCGCTCTCCCCCAGCCTGCCGGTCGGCTGCTGAAGGACGAAGATGGCGACGCTCAGCCATGGTCGTCAAATCCCAACAAGCCAGCCGGGCCCAAACCCGCCCCCCTGACCCCGACCAAGCCACCGCCGCCACCACCCTCCTCCCCAGTTCACTACCCAAAGCCGGGGCCGCAGGGTTCCCCCTACCGCAGCCAGAGGGCGCTGTTCCCCGCCCAGCCGCCGCCTCAAACCGGGCCGGCTGCGTTCCCTCAGTTCGGCACGCAGACGgcgccccctcctcctccacctccccccGCAGCTCCGCCTGCCTCCCCCGCCTACTTCCCCAACCAGAGCCCCGCCCCCGCTGGGCCCTTCGCCGCCTTCAAGCCGGCCGTCGCCCCCTCCTTCCCGCCGCACGGCGTCCACTACCAGGCCGCCGCTGCTCCCCCGCCGCCgccccctccccctcctcaCCCGACGCTGCTGCACCTGCAGCCGCCGCAGCTCCTGATGACCTCACCGCCACCGACGCAGCAGGCAGCGGCTCTGACCcccccgccgccgccgccgcctcctccCCCCACCTCTAACCCCCACCACTACCAGTTCCAGACGGCCATGATGCACCCCGGCGCCGCGGCAACCGCCTCCCCCTCCTACCCGCCGCCGCTGCAGCAGACCGGACTGCCGCCGCCCCCCCCTCCACCGCCGCAGCAGCCCGCCGCATCCCAGGTGCCCCCCGGCCCCCGCGGCGCTCCAGCGACCTCGAACTCCTTCCACAACTCGGGGTACCTGAGCACCGGCTGgcactga